The proteins below are encoded in one region of Nocardioides marmorisolisilvae:
- a CDS encoding DUF3068 domain-containing protein, with the protein MSSIAMSHSEAEDGHSRRRITASAGSAGGASPWLAVVAAVGAFLLVAGMLVHFYATPALAVAPSDQSSVTSLSAAGATVFDTNSLKDVTTDLSIKARTVGDVAASQKAPGDAVVWVSSTSIRDGQGQVLSRSMKRAAFDERTGSAVNCCGSFMQTAQGARTSVVRHGLVFKFPFFAKKQTYPFWDDTLGKAVDAKYVGIGSVQGLSVYRYVADVPASQVGTRDVPRSVLGLHGSSNIAADSNYQNHTTYYVEPVTGAIINQVSDTKSWLSAAGHDLVTTQAHIGYTPTQVTSMVKDIKGKASMLSLADGVVPWLLSLVGLAMMGAAILLGRRRRVV; encoded by the coding sequence ATGTCCTCCATCGCAATGAGTCATTCCGAGGCCGAGGACGGGCACTCACGCCGCCGCATCACGGCGAGTGCCGGATCCGCAGGTGGGGCCTCGCCGTGGCTGGCCGTGGTCGCCGCCGTCGGCGCCTTCCTCCTGGTCGCCGGGATGCTGGTCCACTTCTATGCCACCCCCGCATTGGCGGTGGCGCCGAGCGACCAGAGTTCGGTGACCTCCCTGTCCGCGGCGGGTGCGACCGTCTTCGACACCAACAGCCTCAAGGACGTCACGACCGACCTGTCGATCAAGGCGCGCACCGTCGGCGACGTCGCCGCCTCGCAGAAGGCACCCGGCGACGCCGTGGTGTGGGTCAGCTCCACCTCGATCCGCGACGGCCAGGGTCAGGTGCTGTCCCGCAGCATGAAGCGTGCCGCGTTCGACGAGCGGACCGGCTCGGCGGTGAACTGCTGCGGGAGCTTCATGCAGACCGCGCAGGGCGCGCGCACCTCCGTGGTCCGCCACGGGCTGGTCTTCAAGTTCCCGTTCTTCGCCAAGAAGCAGACCTATCCGTTCTGGGACGACACCCTGGGCAAGGCCGTCGACGCGAAGTACGTCGGCATCGGCAGCGTCCAGGGGCTCAGCGTCTACCGGTACGTCGCCGACGTGCCGGCCAGTCAGGTGGGGACCCGGGACGTGCCGCGGTCGGTGCTCGGGCTGCATGGGTCGAGCAACATCGCCGCCGACAGCAACTACCAGAACCACACGACGTACTACGTCGAGCCGGTGACGGGCGCGATCATCAACCAGGTCAGCGACACGAAGTCCTGGCTCAGCGCTGCGGGCCACGACCTGGTCACCACCCAGGCCCACATCGGCTACACGCCCACCCAGGTCACCTCGATGGTCAAGGACATCAAGGGCAAGGCCTCGATGCTGTCGCTCGCCGACGGCGTCGTGCCCTGGCTGCTCTCCCTGGTGGGACTGGCCATGATGGGTGCCGCGATCCTGCTCGGCCGGCGGCGCCGGGTCGTCTGA
- a CDS encoding class I SAM-dependent methyltransferase, translated as MDEAEIRKSAALERRHWWYAARRTMVRRELAPLRIGRALDVGCGSGGNTEVLRDLGWQVTGLDHSPASAEVAHGRGLPVVRGDARALPFADASFDLVLSTDAWEHVDRDDIVAAETRRVLRPGGHLLLAVPAGTDLWSGHDVALAHFRRYERRSLVELVQGSGLQVEDVFGWNVLLRPIARVRRRRRRTSESEMQPVNALLNMVLRAVLAVEAHLPLRRRRGMSLVLHATRPTS; from the coding sequence ATGGACGAGGCCGAGATCCGCAAGTCGGCCGCGCTCGAGCGGCGACACTGGTGGTATGCCGCGCGCCGGACGATGGTCCGTCGCGAGCTCGCCCCGCTCCGGATCGGCCGCGCGCTCGACGTCGGGTGCGGGTCGGGCGGGAACACCGAGGTGCTGCGGGACCTCGGCTGGCAGGTGACGGGTCTGGACCACTCCCCCGCGTCGGCCGAGGTCGCCCACGGGCGCGGCCTGCCCGTGGTCCGCGGCGACGCCCGCGCGCTTCCCTTCGCCGACGCCAGCTTCGACCTGGTGCTCTCGACGGACGCCTGGGAGCACGTCGACCGGGACGACATCGTGGCCGCCGAGACGCGACGGGTGCTCCGCCCCGGTGGCCACCTCCTCCTGGCCGTCCCTGCGGGCACCGACCTGTGGAGCGGGCACGACGTCGCGCTCGCGCACTTCCGGCGCTACGAGCGACGCAGCCTGGTCGAGCTCGTCCAAGGCTCCGGGCTGCAGGTGGAGGACGTCTTCGGCTGGAACGTGCTGCTGCGGCCGATCGCGAGGGTCCGCCGTCGGCGCCGGCGCACCTCCGAGAGCGAGATGCAGCCGGTCAACGCGCTGCTCAACATGGTGCTGCGTGCCGTCCTCGCGGTCGAGGCGCACCTGCCACTGCGACGACGCCGGGGCATGAGTCTCGTTCTGCACGCGACCCGGCCGACATCGTGA
- a CDS encoding class I SAM-dependent methyltransferase: MNQVHPDRRAVDERDSLRANRADWDAYADEYQATHGAFLGDAGFLWGPEGVTEDVVGALGDVAGRDVLELGCGAAQCSRWVLEHGGRPVGTDVSMRQLQHSVRIDDEQGTRVPLLCAGAADLPFRDGSFDIVFSAFGALQFIADAHALVHGIARVLRPGGRFSFSVTHPTRWMFPDDPGEGGLIASQSYWDRTPYVEVDDLTGETRYVEHHRTIGDWVHALSTAGFRLREIVEPEWPEDHDRTWGGWSRTRGLLTPGTAIFVADLG; the protein is encoded by the coding sequence ATGAACCAGGTGCACCCGGACCGTCGCGCCGTCGACGAGCGTGACTCGCTGCGGGCCAACCGCGCCGACTGGGACGCCTACGCCGACGAGTACCAGGCCACGCACGGCGCGTTCCTCGGCGACGCGGGCTTCCTCTGGGGGCCCGAGGGCGTCACCGAGGACGTCGTCGGGGCGCTGGGCGACGTCGCCGGACGTGACGTGCTGGAGTTGGGCTGCGGGGCCGCTCAGTGCTCCCGATGGGTGCTCGAGCACGGCGGCCGGCCGGTCGGCACCGACGTGTCCATGCGCCAACTGCAGCACAGCGTCCGGATCGACGATGAGCAGGGCACCCGGGTTCCGCTGCTCTGCGCGGGAGCTGCCGACCTGCCGTTCCGCGACGGCTCGTTCGACATCGTGTTCTCGGCCTTCGGCGCGCTGCAGTTCATCGCCGACGCCCACGCGCTGGTGCACGGGATCGCGCGCGTGCTCCGACCCGGTGGACGGTTCTCGTTCTCGGTCACCCACCCCACCCGGTGGATGTTCCCCGACGACCCCGGCGAGGGCGGCCTGATCGCCTCACAGTCCTACTGGGACCGGACGCCGTACGTCGAGGTCGACGACCTGACCGGCGAGACCCGGTACGTCGAGCATCACCGCACCATCGGCGACTGGGTGCACGCTCTCTCGACGGCCGGCTTCCGCCTCCGCGAGATCGTCGAGCCCGAGTGGCCCGAGGACCACGACCGGACCTGGGGCGGGTGGTCGCGCACCCGCGGCCTGCTCACCCCCGGCACCGCGATCTTCGTCGCCGACCTCGGCTAG
- a CDS encoding integrase, protein MATRHEITKKFAREYARANRAEKGAMLDALVETTGWTRDHARRAIRVAAARKGAARDVQRRPRPKKYSYDALIVLQEVWRLSGQPSGKYLAAVMDDTLERLVRFGELGKVAPRVRPEVLDELRSMSAATIDRYLKPHKDAAYPSALSGTKPSHILRSSIPTRTSMDEPITVPGFLELDTVAHCGHTLKGEFLRTLTATDPLTGWTMLRSIRNNAFLHVHGALEWITAQAPVPVAGVDFDNGSEFINWGVIAWCDDHDIPVTRARPYQHNDNAHVEQRNGDWVRKHAFRYRYETEAELALLNDLWALVMARKNHLLPCVKATGWTTTKAGRKKRIYDPPRTPYQRLLDAGVLDEKIRSRLETEHAALNPAKVTRAINKIQNQLIDLAAARTRGTRPAA, encoded by the coding sequence ATGGCGACGCGGCATGAGATCACCAAGAAGTTCGCTCGTGAGTACGCCCGTGCGAACAGGGCCGAGAAGGGCGCGATGCTCGATGCGCTGGTCGAGACGACCGGGTGGACCCGCGATCACGCCCGGCGTGCGATCCGTGTGGCAGCAGCGCGCAAGGGCGCAGCCCGTGATGTCCAGCGCAGACCACGGCCGAAGAAGTACTCCTATGACGCCCTGATCGTGCTCCAGGAGGTCTGGCGGCTATCGGGCCAGCCGTCGGGCAAGTACCTGGCCGCGGTCATGGACGACACCCTCGAACGCCTGGTCCGGTTCGGTGAGCTCGGTAAGGTCGCTCCGCGCGTCAGACCCGAAGTACTCGACGAGCTGCGCTCGATGTCCGCAGCGACGATCGACCGCTACCTCAAGCCCCACAAGGACGCCGCCTACCCGAGCGCGCTCTCGGGCACCAAGCCCTCCCACATCCTGCGCTCCTCGATCCCGACGCGCACAAGCATGGACGAGCCGATCACGGTGCCTGGGTTCTTGGAGCTGGACACCGTCGCGCACTGCGGGCACACCCTCAAGGGCGAGTTCCTGCGCACCTTGACCGCGACGGACCCGCTCACCGGGTGGACGATGCTGCGCAGCATCCGCAACAACGCGTTCCTGCACGTCCACGGCGCCCTGGAGTGGATCACCGCGCAAGCACCAGTGCCAGTGGCCGGGGTGGACTTCGACAACGGCAGCGAGTTCATCAACTGGGGCGTGATCGCCTGGTGCGACGACCACGACATCCCTGTCACCCGCGCCCGTCCCTACCAGCACAACGACAACGCCCACGTCGAGCAGCGCAACGGCGACTGGGTCCGCAAGCACGCCTTCCGCTACCGCTACGAGACCGAAGCCGAACTGGCGCTACTCAACGACCTGTGGGCCCTCGTCATGGCCCGCAAGAACCACCTGCTGCCCTGCGTCAAGGCGACCGGGTGGACAACCACGAAAGCGGGCCGCAAGAAGCGCATCTACGACCCGCCACGCACCCCTTACCAGCGGCTGCTCGACGCCGGCGTCCTCGACGAAAAGATCCGAAGCAGGCTCGAGACCGAGCACGCCGCACTGAACCCGGCCAAGGTCACCAGAGCGATCAACAAGATCCAAAACCAACTCATCGACCTCGCCGCCGCCCGCACCCGAGGCACCCGCCCCGCAGCCTGA
- the rpsA gene encoding 30S ribosomal protein S1: MTSTPTLSETVAPQVAVNDIGSEADFLAAIDSTIKYFNDGDIVDGTIVKVDRDEVLLDIGYKTEGVIPSRELSIKHDVDPNEVVAVGDKVEALVLQKEDKEGRLILSKKRAQYERAWGTIEQVKEEDGVVEGTVIEVVKGGLILDIGLRGFLPASLVEMRRVRDLQPYVGQKLEAKIIELDKNRNNVVLSRRAWLEQTQSEVRHGFLTQLQKGQIRKGVVSSIVNFGAFVDLGGVDGLVHVSELSWKHIDHPSEVVTVGDEVTVEVLDVDMERERVSLSLKATQEDPWQHFARTHQIGQIVPGKVTKLVPFGAFVRVEEGIEGLVHISELAERHVEIPEQVVQVNDSVMVKIIDIDLERRRISLSLKQANETETASQVEEFDPTLYGMTATYDEQGNYIYPEGFDPETGEWLEGYDEQRATWEEQYAKAHARWEAHVKQQAEAKKAEVEAGEATSYSSDAGDDSGSAQGGSLASDEALQALREKLTGNA, encoded by the coding sequence ATGACAAGCACCCCAACGCTCTCCGAGACCGTCGCCCCGCAGGTAGCGGTCAACGACATCGGCTCGGAGGCTGACTTCCTCGCCGCGATCGACTCCACGATCAAGTACTTCAACGACGGTGACATCGTCGACGGCACCATCGTCAAGGTCGACCGCGACGAGGTCCTCCTCGACATCGGCTACAAGACCGAGGGCGTCATCCCCTCGCGTGAGCTGTCGATCAAGCACGACGTCGACCCCAACGAGGTCGTCGCCGTCGGCGACAAGGTCGAGGCTCTGGTCCTGCAGAAGGAGGACAAGGAGGGTCGGCTGATCCTGTCCAAGAAGCGCGCTCAGTACGAGCGCGCCTGGGGCACGATCGAGCAGGTCAAGGAGGAGGACGGCGTCGTCGAGGGCACTGTCATCGAGGTCGTCAAGGGCGGCCTGATCCTCGACATCGGGCTGCGCGGCTTCCTGCCGGCGTCGCTGGTCGAGATGCGCCGGGTGCGCGACCTGCAGCCGTACGTCGGGCAGAAGCTCGAGGCGAAGATCATCGAGCTGGACAAGAACCGAAACAACGTGGTGCTGTCCCGTCGCGCCTGGCTGGAGCAGACCCAGTCCGAGGTCCGTCATGGCTTCCTCACCCAGCTCCAGAAGGGCCAGATCCGCAAGGGTGTGGTCTCCTCGATCGTCAACTTCGGTGCGTTCGTCGACCTCGGCGGCGTCGACGGTCTGGTGCACGTCTCGGAGCTGTCCTGGAAGCACATCGACCACCCGAGCGAGGTCGTCACAGTCGGCGACGAGGTCACCGTCGAGGTGCTCGACGTCGACATGGAGCGCGAGCGCGTGTCGCTGTCGCTCAAGGCGACCCAGGAAGACCCGTGGCAGCACTTCGCCCGGACCCACCAGATCGGCCAGATCGTGCCCGGCAAGGTCACCAAGCTGGTTCCGTTCGGTGCGTTCGTGCGGGTCGAGGAGGGCATCGAGGGCCTGGTGCACATCTCTGAGCTGGCCGAGCGTCACGTGGAGATCCCCGAGCAGGTCGTCCAGGTCAACGACTCGGTGATGGTCAAGATCATCGACATCGACCTCGAGCGTCGTCGGATCTCGCTCTCGCTGAAGCAGGCGAACGAGACCGAGACCGCCAGCCAGGTCGAGGAGTTCGACCCGACGCTCTACGGCATGACCGCCACCTACGACGAGCAGGGCAACTACATCTACCCCGAGGGCTTCGACCCGGAGACCGGCGAGTGGCTCGAGGGCTACGACGAGCAGCGCGCCACCTGGGAGGAGCAGTACGCCAAGGCGCACGCTCGCTGGGAGGCGCACGTCAAGCAGCAGGCCGAGGCCAAGAAGGCCGAGGTCGAGGCCGGCGAGGCCACGTCGTACAGCAGCGACGCAGGCGACGACTCCGGCTCCGCGCAAGGTGGCTCGCTGGCGTCCGACGAGGCGCTGCAGGCTCTCCGCGAGAAGCTCACCGGCAACGCCTGA
- a CDS encoding GlxA family transcriptional regulator: MQRVVVIVQDGAEPFGLGSMCEVWAEPYHPEDDAPVFDFRVCTPTPGRVRGASGFDLYVEHGLEVVRGADLVCVCPKRDFTEPAPAVADALRAAHDAGATIFAHCTAAFALGEAGLLDGRACTTHWRHVDTLARTYPEARVDPDVLYVQDGRVLTGAGSSAGIDAALHLLRTTFGGRVAATTARRMVVAPHRDGGQAQFIRSVVPDFESDALGSVLAWIPEHLGDDLSVEALSRHALMSPRTFARRFRQETGSTPHAWVTHQRVLAAEQLLEETALPVEEVASEVGFANAATLRHHFTRARRVSPRQYRRTFSCAADPEERTG; the protein is encoded by the coding sequence ATGCAGAGGGTCGTCGTGATCGTGCAGGACGGCGCCGAGCCGTTCGGGCTCGGGTCGATGTGCGAGGTGTGGGCCGAGCCTTACCACCCCGAGGACGACGCCCCCGTCTTCGACTTCCGGGTCTGCACCCCCACCCCGGGCCGCGTGCGTGGGGCCTCCGGCTTCGACCTGTACGTCGAGCACGGACTCGAGGTGGTCCGTGGAGCCGACCTGGTGTGCGTCTGCCCCAAGCGTGACTTCACCGAGCCCGCTCCGGCGGTGGCGGATGCGTTGCGTGCCGCACACGACGCCGGCGCGACGATCTTCGCGCACTGCACGGCCGCCTTCGCGCTCGGCGAGGCGGGTCTCCTGGACGGGCGTGCCTGCACCACCCACTGGCGCCACGTCGACACCTTGGCCCGGACCTACCCGGAGGCCAGGGTCGACCCCGACGTGCTCTACGTGCAGGACGGCCGGGTGCTCACCGGGGCCGGCTCCTCGGCCGGGATCGACGCCGCGCTGCACCTGCTGCGCACGACGTTCGGCGGCAGGGTCGCCGCGACCACGGCGCGACGGATGGTGGTCGCCCCGCACCGTGACGGCGGCCAGGCCCAGTTCATCCGGTCGGTGGTACCCGACTTCGAGTCCGACGCGCTCGGCTCGGTGCTGGCCTGGATCCCCGAGCACCTCGGGGACGACCTCAGCGTCGAGGCACTGTCCAGGCACGCGCTGATGTCTCCGCGGACGTTCGCCCGTCGGTTCCGTCAGGAGACCGGGAGCACGCCCCACGCGTGGGTCACCCACCAGCGGGTGCTCGCCGCCGAGCAGCTGCTGGAGGAGACCGCGCTCCCGGTCGAGGAGGTCGCCTCCGAGGTCGGCTTCGCCAACGCGGCAACGCTGCGGCACCACTTCACCCGGGCCCGCAGGGTCAGCCCCCGGCAGTACCGCCGCACGTTCAGCTGTGCAGCGGATCCGGAGGAGCGGACCGGCTGA
- a CDS encoding class I adenylate-forming enzyme family protein translates to MEAGDGHVELRRGDRVALLVPGSVAYVELVISLLASGRFPVPLDPKLTSFERQRILEDVRPHLVVETEEQLVSMVANTPPQYRLGLPRGRPIHVTSGTTGRPKGVFSGPLDESDARALVEEERSLWGFTDTDVNLVLSPLHHSAPLRFAMGTLLARGRVVAPGAFDPARVTEAIRTERPTTMFCVPAHLQRLFSHWDEVGVPDLGCFRLVAHAGAPCPAHVKRRLIELFPAESTWEFYGSTEGQFTACRSEEWLTRPGTLGRARPGRMMTVDDDGLLWCTVPRYARFEYLGDPEKTAAAWRHLPSGDAFTVGDLGRIDPDGYVYLDARREDLIISGGVNVYPAEVENVLAEAAGVNDIAVFAQPDEHWGQRVCAAYVGSADPVELDAFARERLAPAKRPKEYHPVPVLPRTATGKVRRNELPGISRSAPPDPLHS, encoded by the coding sequence GTGGAAGCCGGTGACGGACATGTGGAGCTGCGACGGGGCGACCGGGTAGCACTGCTGGTCCCGGGCTCGGTGGCGTACGTCGAGCTGGTGATCAGCCTGCTCGCCTCCGGACGCTTCCCGGTGCCACTGGACCCCAAGCTGACCTCCTTCGAGCGGCAGCGGATCCTCGAGGACGTCCGTCCGCACCTGGTCGTCGAGACCGAGGAGCAGCTGGTCTCGATGGTGGCCAACACTCCTCCGCAGTACCGTCTCGGGCTTCCGCGCGGCCGGCCGATCCACGTCACCAGCGGGACCACGGGGCGACCCAAGGGCGTGTTCAGCGGCCCCCTCGACGAGTCCGACGCCCGGGCTCTCGTCGAGGAGGAGCGCTCCCTGTGGGGCTTCACCGACACCGACGTCAACCTCGTGCTCAGCCCGCTGCACCATTCAGCGCCGCTGCGCTTCGCGATGGGCACTCTCCTGGCCCGTGGTCGCGTCGTCGCCCCTGGCGCGTTCGATCCCGCCAGGGTGACCGAGGCGATCCGGACCGAGCGCCCGACCACGATGTTCTGCGTGCCCGCCCACCTGCAGCGGTTGTTCTCCCATTGGGACGAGGTCGGCGTTCCCGACCTCGGCTGCTTCAGGCTGGTGGCCCACGCCGGGGCACCGTGCCCCGCCCACGTCAAGCGACGGCTGATCGAGCTCTTCCCGGCGGAGTCGACGTGGGAGTTCTACGGGTCGACCGAGGGGCAGTTCACCGCGTGCCGCAGCGAGGAGTGGCTGACCCGACCGGGCACCCTCGGCCGCGCCCGACCGGGACGGATGATGACCGTCGACGACGACGGGCTGCTGTGGTGCACGGTGCCGCGGTACGCACGGTTCGAGTACCTCGGCGACCCGGAGAAGACCGCGGCGGCGTGGCGGCATCTACCGTCGGGTGATGCCTTCACCGTCGGAGACCTCGGCCGGATCGACCCGGACGGCTACGTCTACCTCGACGCCCGTCGCGAGGACCTGATCATCAGCGGCGGCGTGAACGTCTACCCCGCCGAGGTCGAGAACGTGCTGGCCGAGGCGGCCGGGGTCAACGACATCGCGGTGTTCGCGCAACCCGACGAGCACTGGGGCCAGCGGGTCTGTGCGGCGTACGTCGGCAGCGCCGATCCCGTCGAGCTGGACGCATTCGCCCGTGAGCGGCTCGCCCCTGCCAAACGGCCCAAGGAGTACCACCCGGTGCCGGTACTGCCGCGCACGGCCACCGGCAAGGTGCGTCGCAACGAGCTGCCGGGCATCAGCCGGTCCGCTCCTCCGGATCCGCTGCACAGCTGA